From the genome of Corallococcus macrosporus DSM 14697:
GAACATCCAGGCCACCGCGCCCTCGGCGCCCAGGTTGCCCCCGTACGCGTTGAAGGTGGAGCGCATGTCCGCCGCGGTCCGGTTGCGGTTGTCGGTGAGGCACTCCACCAGGATGGCGACGCCGCCGGGGCCGTAGCCCTCGTACGTCACCTCCTCGTAGCGCTCCCCCTCCAGCTCGCCCGTGCCCTTCTTGATGGCGCGCTCGATGGTGTCCTTGGGGATGTTGGCCTCGCGGGCCGCGGCCAGCGCCACGCGCAGCCGGGCGTTGCCGGACGGCTCACCGCCACCGAGCCGCGCCGCCACGGTGATTTCCTTGATGACCTTGGAGTACAGCTTCCCCTTGGTCGCGCCCATCGCGGCCTTCTGGCGCTTGATCTTCGACCACCGATTATGACCGGACATGGTGGGTGTGCCTTGAGCGGGCGCCCAGCGGTTGGAGCGCTCCGCGCCGGGCCTTGTCCCCTACCGGGGGCCGCCGAGTCAAACCCTTCAAACGCCCGCGTCGTCGGACCGGACAGCCCCCGTCAGGCCCTCCACGGCGCTCGACGCGCCGGGGCCCTTCTTGGGGAAGTCGAGGATGACGGGAGGCTGCGCGCCTCCGACCAGGGTGAAGGGCGCGTTGGCCCCCGCCCCGCCCGCGTCCACGGGGACGGCGTCCACGGACAGCGTGGGCTCGAAGAAGCCGGGCACCGTGGCGCCGCAGCGCGCCCGCTCCCGCTCTTCCACCAGGCACGCGGGCACCAGGACGCCCAGCGCGAACAGGCGCGTGGACGCCTCGTAGGCCACGGCCTCCGGGAACTGGCACTCCAGCAACATGGCGCGCAGCGTCCGGCGGCCGTCGAACAGGCGCACCACCTCGCCCACGTCCTCGGGCAGCGACGCCAGCACCTCCGCCAGCCGGGAGAAGTCCACCGTCAGCCGGGACGCGAGCGGCAGGCCCCGGGCACGCAGCGCGTCGAAGCGCGCCAGCCCGTGGAGCACCGTCTCACACAGGTACGGGCGGTCCATGGTGAACGAGCCCTTGTGCAGCTCGGGCCCCAGCACCACCGAGTACCCACCGCTGCCGAAGCAGAGCATCCGCCGGAAGGCCAGGCTGCCGCGCTCGCCATTGAAGACGGCGTCCACCACCAGGCCGTGACGGAACGCGAACCACCCCTGCCCCTCCGCCATCACCACGCGGCCGGAGCGGACACCGGCCAGCAGCGCGCGCGCCACGTCCGGCAGCGACAGCCGCTCGGTACGCGTTTCGAAGGCCGCGTCACCGCTGCGACGACCCGCCTTGAGCAGCGCCAGCGCCACCACGTCCCGCGCGTCCACCGGGTGGGCCAGGTAGTCATCCGCGCCCACGCCGCCCGCCAGGTCCCGGTGGAAGTCCTCTTCACGCCGCGCCAGCAGCAGCACCGGCAGGTGCGCCGTGCGCGCGTCCGCGCGAACCTGGCCGCAGAGGCTGAAGCCGTCTCCGTCCTGCAGCTCCACCTCGGTGATGATGAGCTGCGGCGCCGCGCCGTCACCCGCCAGCGACTCCAGCGCCGCCTGCGCGCCCGCCACCAGCAGCACCTCGAAGCCCGCCTCCGCCAGCGCCGCGGCCAGCGCCACGTGCGCGCCAGGCGCCGAGTCCACCAGCAACACCCGAGGCCGCCCCCGTGACGCACGACGACGCGAGCCCGCCTTCACCGGGGCTTCCGGTCCGGCATACATGGAAGGTTGTGGGAGCGCGGTATCCATGAATTACTAAATCTTCGCGCCAAGCCGGACAAATACGCAAGGCACCTACAAGCCCCTGGAATCGTTGGGGTTTCCGAGCGCCACCATGCGGGGTAGGGTGCGCGCCATGATGCGTACCGGCTGCTTCGGCCCTCTCGTGTCCGCGCTGTTGCTCGTGTCCCTGGAGGCCGCCGCCCAGGCGCCGGCCTCCGTGCCCCCGGATGGAACGCCGCGCGTCACGGCGCCTGACGCGGCGCTCCTGCGAGGCACCCGTGAGGACCCGCTGGGCGCGGTGCTGGCGCCGGTGACGCTCCCGGACGGGGCCACGACGCTCTACGGCTTCGTGGGCGCGCCGGAGCTGGGCGTGGGCTTCCGCCAGGGCATCTCCGGCTTCGAGCTGGAGGCCCGCGCGCGGCTCCAGTGGTTCCAGTTGTCCGCCGCGCTGGAAGTCGCGGTGCGCCGCAAGGTGCTGGAGCAAGGCCTCCTGTCCCTGGCGCCCACGCTGGGCCTGGGCGTGGTGCTCAACTCGGGGGCCACGTACATGGATGACCGGAACTACTCCGGCGTCCTGCTGCGCGTGTCGCCGGGGCTGGTGGCCGGCTGGCGCGTCGCGGACACGGTGTCCGTGCTGGGCCTCCTGGACGTGCCGGTGGACATTGGCCTGTCCAACGGGCAGTCGCGGCGCATCCAGGCGCTCGGCGGCGGCGGCGTGGAGGTGTACCTGGGCAGCAACCTGTCGGCCCTGGCGGCGGGCCAGCTCGGCGTGGAGTCCTTCCAGGAGCGCTCGGGCGAAAGCCACACGCGCCTGGGCTACGCCGTGCGGCTGGGTCTGGGCGTCCGGCTCTTCTGACTCACGTCAGCCCGAAGCGCTCCAGCTTCTTGAGCAGGCCCTGACGCGACAGGCCCAGCGCCTCCGCCGTATGGGTGCGGTTGCCGTTCAGCCGCTTCAGGGCCTCTTCGATTTCACGCCGCTCCAGCGCTTCCACCTTCTGCGCCAGCGTGGGGGTGCCCGGCGCGGGCGACGTCCGGGGCCGCTCGCTGCCGGTGAAGGACAGGTCCTCGGGCTGGATTTCGCGCCGCTCGCCCGCCAGCACG
Proteins encoded in this window:
- a CDS encoding YebC/PmpR family DNA-binding transcriptional regulator, producing MSGHNRWSKIKRQKAAMGATKGKLYSKVIKEITVAARLGGGEPSGNARLRVALAAAREANIPKDTIERAIKKGTGELEGERYEEVTYEGYGPGGVAILVECLTDNRNRTAADMRSTFNAYGGNLGAEGAVAWMFQKKGVIGVKQGPSEDQLMEQAIDAGAEDVIMLGDEGAEVRTAAADLHTVAGRLQEAGLPLSQQRWGFFPQNTVALDVDAAKKLLKLLDALEENDDVQNVHGNYEIEDSMLDSLLQ
- a CDS encoding response regulator, which codes for MDTALPQPSMYAGPEAPVKAGSRRRASRGRPRVLLVDSAPGAHVALAAALAEAGFEVLLVAGAQAALESLAGDGAAPQLIITEVELQDGDGFSLCGQVRADARTAHLPVLLLARREEDFHRDLAGGVGADDYLAHPVDARDVVALALLKAGRRSGDAAFETRTERLSLPDVARALLAGVRSGRVVMAEGQGWFAFRHGLVVDAVFNGERGSLAFRRMLCFGSGGYSVVLGPELHKGSFTMDRPYLCETVLHGLARFDALRARGLPLASRLTVDFSRLAEVLASLPEDVGEVVRLFDGRRTLRAMLLECQFPEAVAYEASTRLFALGVLVPACLVEERERARCGATVPGFFEPTLSVDAVPVDAGGAGANAPFTLVGGAQPPVILDFPKKGPGASSAVEGLTGAVRSDDAGV